AGCTGACTCAGGTCGACGACACACTGCCACCGATGATATTGGATCTCTTAGTGGACTGCGTTGCCATGCTGCTCAACCTGCCCTATCCAATAGGCATAGCCCATGTCAAAGGCCTTGAGGTTAAGAGCCTCTGTCCCTTCCGGCACAGAGGCGCGCACGGCTTCCCTCAGAGCATTGTGGGAAATTAGATCGCTCGCCGCTGCCAAAAAGCCCAGCACGATGATATTGGCCACCACTGGCCGGCCCATTTCGCGGGCCATGCGGGTAGCGGGGATAGAAAGGGGAGCTGGACTTTGAGATGGATCAATCTTTACCAGATCGGGGTCTATAATGACCAGGGTTCCCCTGGGGGAGTTGCGTCCGTAATTGGTGTAGGCTTCCTGTGCCAGGATTACGATCACCTGGGGACTCACTGCGCGTGGGTAGTCTATCGGCTCACTGGAGACCACCACCTCTGCGGTGCAGGAACCTCCGCGGGCCTCCGGGCCGTAGCTCTGGGTTAAGGTGGCAAAACCATTGTCATATATGGCCGCAGCCTTGCCCACGATCTCCCCAAACAGTACCACTCCCTGCCCACCGAACCCGGCTATTCGTATCTCTCTTCTACCAGCGCCGCTCCCTTTCATGAACACTTCCTT
This Chloroflexota bacterium DNA region includes the following protein-coding sequences:
- a CDS encoding 2-oxoacid:acceptor oxidoreductase family protein, which translates into the protein MKGSGAGRREIRIAGFGGQGVVLFGEIVGKAAAIYDNGFATLTQSYGPEARGGSCTAEVVVSSEPIDYPRAVSPQVIVILAQEAYTNYGRNSPRGTLVIIDPDLVKIDPSQSPAPLSIPATRMAREMGRPVVANIIVLGFLAAASDLISHNALREAVRASVPEGTEALNLKAFDMGYAYWIGQVEQHGNAVH